A single region of the Elizabethkingia sp. JS20170427COW genome encodes:
- a CDS encoding UDP-glucose--hexose-1-phosphate uridylyltransferase, with translation MIDLLESPHMRVNILTGEKILVSPHRSKRPWQGQVEEVNNEKKNEYEPECYLCPGNKRVDGSQNPDYQDNFSFVNDFSALLKDSSTEKFNEDDLLISEGLKGICKVLAFTPRHDLTLATMPKEDIVTVVELWQKEFEELRKTDWIKYIQIFENKGSIMGCSNPHPHGQIWAQSSVPVEVEKESVQQKKYFEKHGKTLLSAYLDLEIQKDERIIHQNDSFVVLVPFWAAWPYEAMIVSKRPVQYITEFTEQENKDLADALSVLTVKYDNLFNTSFPYSAGIHQAPVNSGDFPEWHWHMHFYPPLLRSATVKKFMVGYEMMANPQRDITAELAAQQLKELSTQHYSF, from the coding sequence ATGATAGATCTATTGGAGTCACCGCATATGCGCGTGAATATACTTACTGGTGAGAAAATTTTAGTTTCTCCTCATAGAAGTAAGAGACCTTGGCAAGGACAAGTAGAAGAGGTGAATAATGAAAAGAAAAATGAATATGAACCAGAATGTTACCTTTGCCCAGGAAATAAAAGAGTTGATGGCTCTCAAAACCCAGATTACCAAGATAACTTTTCTTTTGTAAATGACTTTTCAGCTTTATTGAAAGATAGTTCTACCGAAAAATTTAATGAAGATGACTTGCTCATCAGCGAAGGACTAAAGGGGATTTGTAAAGTATTGGCTTTTACCCCACGCCACGATCTTACCTTAGCAACTATGCCTAAAGAGGATATTGTAACGGTAGTGGAGTTATGGCAAAAAGAATTTGAAGAACTTCGTAAAACGGATTGGATTAAATACATCCAAATTTTCGAGAATAAAGGTTCTATCATGGGATGTAGCAATCCTCACCCTCATGGGCAAATTTGGGCTCAGAGTTCTGTTCCTGTTGAGGTAGAAAAAGAGTCTGTACAGCAAAAAAAATATTTTGAAAAGCACGGAAAAACATTACTAAGTGCTTATTTGGATTTAGAAATCCAAAAAGATGAAAGAATTATCCATCAAAATGATTCTTTTGTGGTTTTAGTTCCATTTTGGGCAGCGTGGCCGTATGAGGCGATGATTGTTTCTAAACGCCCAGTACAATATATTACGGAATTTACCGAGCAAGAAAATAAAGACTTAGCAGATGCTTTAAGTGTGCTTACTGTAAAATATGATAATCTGTTCAATACATCTTTCCCATATTCGGCAGGGATACATCAGGCACCGGTAAATAGTGGAGATTTCCCTGAATGGCATTGGCATATGCATTTTTATCCACCATTATTAAGATCCGCAACGGTAAAGAAATTTATGGTAGGTTACGAAATGATGGCCAACCCACAGAGAGATATCACTGCAGAATTGGCAGCTCAGCAATTGAAAGAATTATCCACTCAACATTACTCTTTTTAA